GCATTGGGACAACCTAGCGTTGATTTAGACCAGCCTAAATTTATGCTAAAGCAGGCTATAGCACAGTGGAATGTTGATTTAATTCCACATGGACAAGAGCTCAGCGGAACATATTTATAAATAAAAAAAGCCCGATTTGATATCGGGCTTTTTATAACAACTGAAATGCTTTAGAAGTTTGATTCTTCTCTTTCAGGGTTCACTTCTTGAGTTGATGCATCAATCTTTAAGATCAAGCTAATCATCGCAGCACACATCATTAAAGATGTACCACCATAACTAATAAATGGCAGAGTTAAACCTTTGGTTGGCATTAAGCCCATGTTCATACCCGCATTTACCAAAATCTGCAGCAAGAAAATAATACTGATACCGTAAGCCAAATAGCCTGCGCGAAGGTAATGATGTTTCAATGCACGATGACCAATTTTGATACAGCATGCCAACATCAAGAAAGACAAACCAATGACAATCGAAATACCAAAGAAACCAAACTCTTCACCTAACACCGCCAACATAAAGTCAGTATGCGCTTCAGGTAAATAAGATAACTTTTGGACACTATGTCCTAAGCCTGTACCAAACCACTCACCACGGCCAAAGGCCATTAATGCATTTGATAACTGATACCCCACCCCTAATGGATCTGCCCATGGGTCAGTAAATGAAATCAAACGCTGGAAACGATACGGCTCAAATAAGATCAAGAACACAATACCAGTTACAATCGCACCTAACATAATTAAGAACTGTGTCGGCGGTGCACCAGCTAAAAAGAATACCCCGACCATCATCAATACAATTACGATCGTAGCACCCAAGTCAGGCTCAGCAATAATCAAACCAACCGTAATTGCCATGACCCCACTTAAACGTAATAAGCCTTTCCAATGAGTACGAACCTCTTTGGCACGGCGCACAACGTAGTCTGCAGTAAAGATTGCCATCATGACTTTGGCAACCTCGGTTGGCTGTAAAGTAAAGCCACCGATCTTAATCCAACGTGTAGAACCGTTCACTTCTGAACCTACCACCAAAGCAGCAAGCAGCAGAACCATGGTCAACAGCCACAGCGGGAAAGTATTTTTAAACCACGTATTGAGTGATATCCGATAGGTCAAATATGCCACCACAGCCGCAGCAACAATCGAAATACCATGACGAATCACATAGTGAAACGGGTTTTCATGCATATATTCAGCATAGGGCATCGAAGCAGACGCCACCATCACTGAACCGATACACAACAATGCAACGACACAGAAAATCAGGACATTACGTGGCGTCACTTCCGCTGGCCATTTAGGCAATATCCGTTCATACCAATGATTGATTTTCTGGATTGTGGTCTGAGCTAAGCCTGCCATACAACATTCCTAATCATGTTTTCTTTAAACCAACGAATTGACACAGGCAACAAACTGCTGACCACGGTCATTATAACTTTTAAACATATCAAAACTTGCACAGGCTGGTGATAACAACACCACATCTTCAGCTTGTGTTTCACGTTGACACAGCTCTACAGCTTCTTTAAGCGTTGCTGCATGCAAAATTTTGGTTGCGCCTTGAATAGCCTGTTCAATAACTGGAGCATCTTCACCAATCAATACCACAACTTTGGCATATTTTTCGATAGAAGAACGTAATGGAGCAAAATCTTGACCTTTACCCTGCCCACCTAAAATCAAGGCAACCTTACCTTTTTAACCTCAATTGCA
This genomic stretch from Acinetobacter oleivorans DR1 harbors:
- the ftsW gene encoding putative lipid II flippase FtsW, translated to MAGLAQTTIQKINHWYERILPKWPAEVTPRNVLIFCVVALLCIGSVMVASASMPYAEYMHENPFHYVIRHGISIVAAAVVAYLTYRISLNTWFKNTFPLWLLTMVLLLAALVVGSEVNGSTRWIKIGGFTLQPTEVAKVMMAIFTADYVVRRAKEVRTHWKGLLRLSGVMAITVGLIIAEPDLGATIVIVLMMVGVFFLAGAPPTQFLIMLGAIVTGIVFLILFEPYRFQRLISFTDPWADPLGVGYQLSNALMAFGRGEWFGTGLGHSVQKLSYLPEAHTDFMLAVLGEEFGFFGISIVIGLSFLMLACCIKIGHRALKHHYLRAGYLAYGISIIFLLQILVNAGMNMGLMPTKGLTLPFISYGGTSLMMCAAMISLILKIDASTQEVNPEREESNF